The following are encoded in a window of Calonectris borealis chromosome 17, bCalBor7.hap1.2, whole genome shotgun sequence genomic DNA:
- the OSBPL2 gene encoding oxysterol-binding protein-related protein 2 isoform X1, whose translation MNSEEEFYDAVTESWALVSPERAAKCSRKFTDFSFDSDNSSGDFSEANHKVAEMLDLDPHQSNRTGKHNGETEIQENGIKRHRTSLPAPMFSRSDFSVWSILKKCIGLELSKITMPIVFNEPLSFLQRITEYMEHIYLINKACSHADPLERMQAVAAFAVSAVASQWERTGKPFNPLLGETYELTREDLGFRFISEQVSHHPPISAFYSEGLNKDFIFHGSIYPKLKFWGKSIEAEPRGTITLELLKYNEAYTWTNPTCCVHNVIIGKLWLEQYGTVEIVNHSTGDKCVLNFKPCGLFGKELHRVEGYIQDKNRKKLCMIYGKWTECLWCTDPTTYETYKKNEKRGGEQKKLKPSEDVIKSENDEADDMPEVQDTVQFIPGSKLLWRINCRPPNSSQMYNFTSFAVSLNELEKGMEAILAPTDCRLRPDIRNMENGNMDVASKEKERLEEKQRAARKERAKDEVEWHTRWFHQGTNPYTGTSDWLYSGGYFDRNFSDCPDIY comes from the exons AGTCCTGGGCCCTGGTTTCCCCAGAAAGAGCTGCTAAATGTTCCCGCAAGTTCACTGATTTTA GCTTTGATTCTGACAATTCTTCAGGAGACTTTTCAGAAGCAAATCATAAAGTTGCAGAAATGCTTGATCTAGATCCACACCAAAGCAATAGGACTGGAAAGCATAACGGAGAGACAGAGATTCAAGAAAATGGAATTAAGAGACACAG GACATCATTACCTGCCCCAATGTTTTCTAGAAGTGATTTTAGTGTGTggagcatattaaaaaaatgcattggaCTG GAGCTGTCTAAGATTACGATGCCTATTGTCTTCAACGAGCCATTGAGTTTCCTTCAACGGATAACAGAATATATGGAACATATATACCTCATTAATAAGGCTTGTAGTCATGCAGACCCCCTGGAAAGAATGCAG GCTGTAGCTGCTTTTGCAGTTTCTGCTGTAGCTTCTCAGTGGGAGAGAACTGGCAAACCATTTAACCCGCTGTTAGGAGAAACCTATGAATTAACCAG GGAGGATTTAGGATTTAGGTTTATATCTGAGCAAGTCAGCCACCACCCACCTATTAGCGCATTTTATTCTGAAGGCCTCAATAAGGACTTTATTTTTCATGGATCAATCTATCCCAAACTAAAATTCTGGGGAAAGAGTATAGAAGCGGAGCCTCGGGGAACAATTACTTTGGAGCTTCTGAA ATATAATGAAGCTTACACATGGACAAATCCAACCTGTTGTGTACATAATGTAATTATTGGTAAACTGTGGTTAGAACAATACGGAACGGTAGAAATTGTAAATCACAG TACTGGAGATAAATGTGTCCTTAATTTTAAACCGTGTGGACTGTTTGGGAAAGAGCTTCACAGAGTAGAGGGATACATTCAGGACAAAAA CAGAAAGAAGCTGTGCATGATCTATGGCAAGTGGACAGAATGCTTGTGGTGCACGGATCCCACTACATATGAGActtacaaaaagaatgaaaagagaggTGGTGAGCAGAAGAAATTGAAGCCG AGTGAAGATGTTATTAAATCCGAAAATGATGAGGCTGATGATATGCCAGAGGTTCAAGACACGGTGCAGTTCATACCAGGCAGTAAATTGCTTTGGAGAATAAATTGTAGGCCACCAAACTCATCACAG atGTACAATTTCACCAGTTTTGCTGTGAGTCTCAATGAGCTAGAAAAGGGCATGGAAGCAATATTAGCTCCCACTGACTGTCGGCTACGTCCAGATATCAGAAATATGGAAAACGGAAACATGG ATGTGGctagcaaagaaaaagagagactagaagagaaacaaagagctGCTCGCAAGGAGCGTGCAAAAGATGAAGTGGAGTGGCACACACG gtggTTTCATCAAGGCACTAACCCATACACTGGGACTTCAGATTGGCTGTACTCAGGTGGCTATTTTGATAGAAACTTCTCAGACTGTCCAGACATATACTGA
- the OSBPL2 gene encoding oxysterol-binding protein-related protein 2 isoform X2, whose product MNSEEEFYDAVTGFDSDNSSGDFSEANHKVAEMLDLDPHQSNRTGKHNGETEIQENGIKRHRTSLPAPMFSRSDFSVWSILKKCIGLELSKITMPIVFNEPLSFLQRITEYMEHIYLINKACSHADPLERMQAVAAFAVSAVASQWERTGKPFNPLLGETYELTREDLGFRFISEQVSHHPPISAFYSEGLNKDFIFHGSIYPKLKFWGKSIEAEPRGTITLELLKYNEAYTWTNPTCCVHNVIIGKLWLEQYGTVEIVNHSTGDKCVLNFKPCGLFGKELHRVEGYIQDKNRKKLCMIYGKWTECLWCTDPTTYETYKKNEKRGGEQKKLKPSEDVIKSENDEADDMPEVQDTVQFIPGSKLLWRINCRPPNSSQMYNFTSFAVSLNELEKGMEAILAPTDCRLRPDIRNMENGNMDVASKEKERLEEKQRAARKERAKDEVEWHTRWFHQGTNPYTGTSDWLYSGGYFDRNFSDCPDIY is encoded by the exons GCTTTGATTCTGACAATTCTTCAGGAGACTTTTCAGAAGCAAATCATAAAGTTGCAGAAATGCTTGATCTAGATCCACACCAAAGCAATAGGACTGGAAAGCATAACGGAGAGACAGAGATTCAAGAAAATGGAATTAAGAGACACAG GACATCATTACCTGCCCCAATGTTTTCTAGAAGTGATTTTAGTGTGTggagcatattaaaaaaatgcattggaCTG GAGCTGTCTAAGATTACGATGCCTATTGTCTTCAACGAGCCATTGAGTTTCCTTCAACGGATAACAGAATATATGGAACATATATACCTCATTAATAAGGCTTGTAGTCATGCAGACCCCCTGGAAAGAATGCAG GCTGTAGCTGCTTTTGCAGTTTCTGCTGTAGCTTCTCAGTGGGAGAGAACTGGCAAACCATTTAACCCGCTGTTAGGAGAAACCTATGAATTAACCAG GGAGGATTTAGGATTTAGGTTTATATCTGAGCAAGTCAGCCACCACCCACCTATTAGCGCATTTTATTCTGAAGGCCTCAATAAGGACTTTATTTTTCATGGATCAATCTATCCCAAACTAAAATTCTGGGGAAAGAGTATAGAAGCGGAGCCTCGGGGAACAATTACTTTGGAGCTTCTGAA ATATAATGAAGCTTACACATGGACAAATCCAACCTGTTGTGTACATAATGTAATTATTGGTAAACTGTGGTTAGAACAATACGGAACGGTAGAAATTGTAAATCACAG TACTGGAGATAAATGTGTCCTTAATTTTAAACCGTGTGGACTGTTTGGGAAAGAGCTTCACAGAGTAGAGGGATACATTCAGGACAAAAA CAGAAAGAAGCTGTGCATGATCTATGGCAAGTGGACAGAATGCTTGTGGTGCACGGATCCCACTACATATGAGActtacaaaaagaatgaaaagagaggTGGTGAGCAGAAGAAATTGAAGCCG AGTGAAGATGTTATTAAATCCGAAAATGATGAGGCTGATGATATGCCAGAGGTTCAAGACACGGTGCAGTTCATACCAGGCAGTAAATTGCTTTGGAGAATAAATTGTAGGCCACCAAACTCATCACAG atGTACAATTTCACCAGTTTTGCTGTGAGTCTCAATGAGCTAGAAAAGGGCATGGAAGCAATATTAGCTCCCACTGACTGTCGGCTACGTCCAGATATCAGAAATATGGAAAACGGAAACATGG ATGTGGctagcaaagaaaaagagagactagaagagaaacaaagagctGCTCGCAAGGAGCGTGCAAAAGATGAAGTGGAGTGGCACACACG gtggTTTCATCAAGGCACTAACCCATACACTGGGACTTCAGATTGGCTGTACTCAGGTGGCTATTTTGATAGAAACTTCTCAGACTGTCCAGACATATACTGA
- the OSBPL2 gene encoding oxysterol-binding protein-related protein 2 isoform X3, protein MPPELLHGNKGFDSDNSSGDFSEANHKVAEMLDLDPHQSNRTGKHNGETEIQENGIKRHRTSLPAPMFSRSDFSVWSILKKCIGLELSKITMPIVFNEPLSFLQRITEYMEHIYLINKACSHADPLERMQAVAAFAVSAVASQWERTGKPFNPLLGETYELTREDLGFRFISEQVSHHPPISAFYSEGLNKDFIFHGSIYPKLKFWGKSIEAEPRGTITLELLKYNEAYTWTNPTCCVHNVIIGKLWLEQYGTVEIVNHSTGDKCVLNFKPCGLFGKELHRVEGYIQDKNRKKLCMIYGKWTECLWCTDPTTYETYKKNEKRGGEQKKLKPSEDVIKSENDEADDMPEVQDTVQFIPGSKLLWRINCRPPNSSQMYNFTSFAVSLNELEKGMEAILAPTDCRLRPDIRNMENGNMDVASKEKERLEEKQRAARKERAKDEVEWHTRWFHQGTNPYTGTSDWLYSGGYFDRNFSDCPDIY, encoded by the exons GCTTTGATTCTGACAATTCTTCAGGAGACTTTTCAGAAGCAAATCATAAAGTTGCAGAAATGCTTGATCTAGATCCACACCAAAGCAATAGGACTGGAAAGCATAACGGAGAGACAGAGATTCAAGAAAATGGAATTAAGAGACACAG GACATCATTACCTGCCCCAATGTTTTCTAGAAGTGATTTTAGTGTGTggagcatattaaaaaaatgcattggaCTG GAGCTGTCTAAGATTACGATGCCTATTGTCTTCAACGAGCCATTGAGTTTCCTTCAACGGATAACAGAATATATGGAACATATATACCTCATTAATAAGGCTTGTAGTCATGCAGACCCCCTGGAAAGAATGCAG GCTGTAGCTGCTTTTGCAGTTTCTGCTGTAGCTTCTCAGTGGGAGAGAACTGGCAAACCATTTAACCCGCTGTTAGGAGAAACCTATGAATTAACCAG GGAGGATTTAGGATTTAGGTTTATATCTGAGCAAGTCAGCCACCACCCACCTATTAGCGCATTTTATTCTGAAGGCCTCAATAAGGACTTTATTTTTCATGGATCAATCTATCCCAAACTAAAATTCTGGGGAAAGAGTATAGAAGCGGAGCCTCGGGGAACAATTACTTTGGAGCTTCTGAA ATATAATGAAGCTTACACATGGACAAATCCAACCTGTTGTGTACATAATGTAATTATTGGTAAACTGTGGTTAGAACAATACGGAACGGTAGAAATTGTAAATCACAG TACTGGAGATAAATGTGTCCTTAATTTTAAACCGTGTGGACTGTTTGGGAAAGAGCTTCACAGAGTAGAGGGATACATTCAGGACAAAAA CAGAAAGAAGCTGTGCATGATCTATGGCAAGTGGACAGAATGCTTGTGGTGCACGGATCCCACTACATATGAGActtacaaaaagaatgaaaagagaggTGGTGAGCAGAAGAAATTGAAGCCG AGTGAAGATGTTATTAAATCCGAAAATGATGAGGCTGATGATATGCCAGAGGTTCAAGACACGGTGCAGTTCATACCAGGCAGTAAATTGCTTTGGAGAATAAATTGTAGGCCACCAAACTCATCACAG atGTACAATTTCACCAGTTTTGCTGTGAGTCTCAATGAGCTAGAAAAGGGCATGGAAGCAATATTAGCTCCCACTGACTGTCGGCTACGTCCAGATATCAGAAATATGGAAAACGGAAACATGG ATGTGGctagcaaagaaaaagagagactagaagagaaacaaagagctGCTCGCAAGGAGCGTGCAAAAGATGAAGTGGAGTGGCACACACG gtggTTTCATCAAGGCACTAACCCATACACTGGGACTTCAGATTGGCTGTACTCAGGTGGCTATTTTGATAGAAACTTCTCAGACTGTCCAGACATATACTGA
- the OSBPL2 gene encoding oxysterol-binding protein-related protein 2 isoform X4 produces the protein MLDLDPHQSNRTGKHNGETEIQENGIKRHRTSLPAPMFSRSDFSVWSILKKCIGLELSKITMPIVFNEPLSFLQRITEYMEHIYLINKACSHADPLERMQAVAAFAVSAVASQWERTGKPFNPLLGETYELTREDLGFRFISEQVSHHPPISAFYSEGLNKDFIFHGSIYPKLKFWGKSIEAEPRGTITLELLKYNEAYTWTNPTCCVHNVIIGKLWLEQYGTVEIVNHSTGDKCVLNFKPCGLFGKELHRVEGYIQDKNRKKLCMIYGKWTECLWCTDPTTYETYKKNEKRGGEQKKLKPSEDVIKSENDEADDMPEVQDTVQFIPGSKLLWRINCRPPNSSQMYNFTSFAVSLNELEKGMEAILAPTDCRLRPDIRNMENGNMDVASKEKERLEEKQRAARKERAKDEVEWHTRWFHQGTNPYTGTSDWLYSGGYFDRNFSDCPDIY, from the exons ATGCTTGATCTAGATCCACACCAAAGCAATAGGACTGGAAAGCATAACGGAGAGACAGAGATTCAAGAAAATGGAATTAAGAGACACAG GACATCATTACCTGCCCCAATGTTTTCTAGAAGTGATTTTAGTGTGTggagcatattaaaaaaatgcattggaCTG GAGCTGTCTAAGATTACGATGCCTATTGTCTTCAACGAGCCATTGAGTTTCCTTCAACGGATAACAGAATATATGGAACATATATACCTCATTAATAAGGCTTGTAGTCATGCAGACCCCCTGGAAAGAATGCAG GCTGTAGCTGCTTTTGCAGTTTCTGCTGTAGCTTCTCAGTGGGAGAGAACTGGCAAACCATTTAACCCGCTGTTAGGAGAAACCTATGAATTAACCAG GGAGGATTTAGGATTTAGGTTTATATCTGAGCAAGTCAGCCACCACCCACCTATTAGCGCATTTTATTCTGAAGGCCTCAATAAGGACTTTATTTTTCATGGATCAATCTATCCCAAACTAAAATTCTGGGGAAAGAGTATAGAAGCGGAGCCTCGGGGAACAATTACTTTGGAGCTTCTGAA ATATAATGAAGCTTACACATGGACAAATCCAACCTGTTGTGTACATAATGTAATTATTGGTAAACTGTGGTTAGAACAATACGGAACGGTAGAAATTGTAAATCACAG TACTGGAGATAAATGTGTCCTTAATTTTAAACCGTGTGGACTGTTTGGGAAAGAGCTTCACAGAGTAGAGGGATACATTCAGGACAAAAA CAGAAAGAAGCTGTGCATGATCTATGGCAAGTGGACAGAATGCTTGTGGTGCACGGATCCCACTACATATGAGActtacaaaaagaatgaaaagagaggTGGTGAGCAGAAGAAATTGAAGCCG AGTGAAGATGTTATTAAATCCGAAAATGATGAGGCTGATGATATGCCAGAGGTTCAAGACACGGTGCAGTTCATACCAGGCAGTAAATTGCTTTGGAGAATAAATTGTAGGCCACCAAACTCATCACAG atGTACAATTTCACCAGTTTTGCTGTGAGTCTCAATGAGCTAGAAAAGGGCATGGAAGCAATATTAGCTCCCACTGACTGTCGGCTACGTCCAGATATCAGAAATATGGAAAACGGAAACATGG ATGTGGctagcaaagaaaaagagagactagaagagaaacaaagagctGCTCGCAAGGAGCGTGCAAAAGATGAAGTGGAGTGGCACACACG gtggTTTCATCAAGGCACTAACCCATACACTGGGACTTCAGATTGGCTGTACTCAGGTGGCTATTTTGATAGAAACTTCTCAGACTGTCCAGACATATACTGA